The Rhodoferax sediminis genome has a segment encoding these proteins:
- the gloA gene encoding lactoylglutathione lyase, with amino-acid sequence MRLLHTMLRVGNLQRSIDFYTQVLGMKLLRTSENPEYKYSLAFVGYGNNPEHAEIELTYNHGVDHYDMGNAYGHIALGVPDAYAACEKIKASGGNVTREAGPVKGGSTVIAFVTDPDGYKIELIQRAEGAGGAGLR; translated from the coding sequence ATGAGACTCCTTCACACCATGCTGCGCGTCGGCAACCTGCAACGCTCGATCGACTTCTACACCCAGGTGCTCGGCATGAAATTGCTGCGCACGTCCGAGAATCCCGAGTACAAATACTCGCTCGCGTTCGTGGGCTACGGCAACAACCCCGAGCATGCCGAGATCGAGCTGACCTACAACCATGGCGTGGACCATTACGACATGGGCAACGCCTACGGGCACATCGCGCTCGGCGTGCCCGATGCCTACGCGGCGTGTGAAAAGATCAAGGCGTCCGGCGGGAATGTCACGCGCGAGGCGGGCCCCGTCAAGGGCGGCAGCACCGTGATCGCGTTTGTCACCGACCCGGACGGCTACAAGATCGAGCTGATCCAGCGCGCCGAGGGCGCGGGCGGCGCCGGCCTGCGCTGA
- the eda gene encoding bifunctional 4-hydroxy-2-oxoglutarate aldolase/2-dehydro-3-deoxy-phosphogluconate aldolase, with protein sequence MAVTPTLTALQVMQDAPVIPVIVLTDPKHAVPMARALVAGGIRMLEITLRTPQALACMELIAREVPQAVVGAGTVRSASDAQAAAMAGARFAVSPGYTHAVGHACRELGLPLLPGVATGSEIMMAQEDGFTELKFFPAMQAGGAAMLKAWGGPFGDVRFCPTGGVTLHNAPDLLALPNVACVGGSWLVPFDALAQGDWARIETLAREASGLRR encoded by the coding sequence ATGGCTGTGACCCCAACGTTGACCGCCCTGCAGGTGATGCAGGACGCGCCGGTGATCCCGGTGATCGTGCTGACCGATCCCAAGCATGCCGTGCCGATGGCGCGCGCGCTGGTGGCCGGCGGCATCCGCATGCTGGAGATCACGCTGCGCACCCCGCAGGCGCTGGCCTGCATGGAGCTGATCGCGCGCGAGGTGCCGCAGGCCGTGGTGGGCGCCGGCACCGTACGCAGCGCCTCCGACGCCCAGGCCGCAGCGATGGCGGGAGCGCGGTTTGCCGTCAGCCCCGGCTACACCCATGCGGTCGGCCACGCCTGCCGCGAACTCGGCTTGCCGCTGCTGCCGGGCGTGGCCACCGGCAGCGAAATCATGATGGCGCAGGAAGACGGATTCACCGAGCTGAAGTTCTTTCCCGCCATGCAGGCCGGCGGTGCCGCCATGCTCAAAGCCTGGGGCGGCCCGTTCGGCGACGTGCGGTTCTGCCCAACCGGCGGCGTCACGCTGCACAACGCGCCCGACTTGCTGGCCTTGCCCAACGTGGCGTGCGTAGGCGGCTCGTGGCTGGTGCCCTTTGACGCGTTGGCGCAGGGCGACTGGGCGCGCATCGAGACGCTGGCACGCGAAGCGTCCGGACTTAGGCGTTAA